One part of the Streptomyces sp. NBC_00286 genome encodes these proteins:
- the fusA gene encoding elongation factor G translates to MRNNLHRQLTSPLTAVRNLGILAHVDAGKTTVTERILYVTGTTHKRGEVHDGTTVTDFDPQERDRGITIFAAAVSCAWDGHRINLIDTPGHVDFSDEVERSLRVLDGAIAVFDAVAGVEPQSESVWRQADRHGVPRIAFVNKLDRAGADLDRAVESIRERLHPAPLVVQLPIGTEDGFTGVVDLVHMRSLVWADGSEAVDEGPVPDVLRDEAHRRRRQLEEAVAELHAPALEEFCARSALSTRTLTAALRDLTRTGDGVVVLCGSAYRNRGIEPLLEAVVAYLPSPLDVPAIRGTQDGAEQERVADPAAPFAALAFKVNATATGRLTYVRLYSGTIEKGDTVWDASARRTERIGRILRVQADRHAELDRAVAGDIVAVVGLKSARAGSTLCAPSAPLLLEPPSAADPVVSVAVEASRSTDTNRLASALTRLVEEDPSLVVRTDPETGQTVLSGMGELHLEVAVEKIRRAHGLAVGVGRPRVAYRETLVRGVSGLVYRHVKQDGGAGQFAHVVLDVGPLEATPGAGGSDGAGSATGFAFRSTVVGGRVPKEYVRAFEAGCRDALAEGPLGGHPVTGVSVVLTDGATHPKDSSEMAFRTAGRLALRDALRAGEMALLEPVVDVTVTVPEDAMGGVLGDLAARRGRVTGSVVRAGAVVITATVPLAELFGYATRLRSRSQGRGTFTTRPAGYALAPSAASDGVLAR, encoded by the coding sequence GTGCGCAACAACCTGCACCGTCAACTCACCAGTCCGCTCACCGCCGTTCGCAACCTGGGCATCCTCGCCCACGTCGACGCCGGGAAGACCACCGTCACCGAGCGGATCCTGTACGTCACCGGAACCACCCACAAGCGGGGTGAGGTCCATGACGGCACGACCGTCACCGACTTCGATCCTCAGGAGCGCGATCGTGGCATCACCATCTTCGCCGCGGCGGTCAGTTGCGCCTGGGACGGCCACCGGATCAACCTGATCGACACCCCGGGGCATGTCGACTTCTCCGACGAGGTGGAACGCTCGCTGCGCGTGCTCGACGGCGCGATCGCGGTGTTCGACGCCGTCGCGGGAGTGGAGCCGCAGAGCGAGTCGGTGTGGCGGCAGGCCGATCGGCACGGTGTGCCACGGATCGCCTTCGTCAACAAGCTGGACCGCGCCGGTGCAGACCTCGACAGGGCGGTCGAGTCGATCCGGGAGCGGTTGCATCCGGCCCCGCTGGTCGTCCAGTTGCCGATCGGCACGGAGGACGGCTTCACCGGGGTGGTGGATCTGGTGCATATGAGGTCGCTGGTCTGGGCCGACGGCAGCGAGGCGGTCGACGAAGGTCCGGTTCCGGATGTCCTGCGGGATGAAGCGCACCGGCGCCGACGGCAGTTGGAGGAAGCGGTGGCGGAACTCCATGCGCCCGCACTGGAGGAGTTCTGCGCGCGGTCCGCTCTCTCCACGCGGACGCTGACCGCCGCGCTGCGCGATCTGACCCGTACCGGTGACGGCGTGGTCGTGCTGTGCGGCTCGGCCTATCGCAACCGCGGAATCGAGCCGCTGCTGGAGGCCGTCGTCGCGTACCTGCCCTCGCCGCTGGACGTGCCCGCGATACGGGGCACTCAGGACGGCGCGGAGCAGGAACGGGTCGCTGACCCGGCGGCGCCGTTCGCGGCACTGGCGTTCAAGGTGAACGCGACCGCCACGGGGCGGCTGACGTACGTACGTCTGTACTCGGGAACGATTGAGAAGGGAGACACGGTATGGGACGCGAGCGCACGGCGCACCGAGCGCATCGGGCGGATTCTGCGCGTCCAGGCCGACCGGCACGCCGAGTTGGACCGGGCCGTGGCCGGGGACATCGTCGCGGTGGTCGGACTGAAGTCCGCCCGCGCCGGGTCGACCCTGTGCGCACCCTCGGCTCCTCTCCTTCTCGAACCGCCGAGCGCCGCCGACCCGGTCGTCTCCGTGGCGGTCGAGGCGAGCAGGAGCACCGACACGAACCGCTTGGCGTCGGCGCTGACGCGGCTGGTCGAGGAGGATCCCTCGCTGGTGGTCAGGACCGACCCCGAGACCGGCCAGACCGTGCTGTCGGGGATGGGCGAGCTGCACCTGGAGGTGGCGGTGGAGAAGATCCGGCGCGCTCACGGGCTGGCCGTCGGCGTCGGCCGGCCGAGGGTGGCGTACCGGGAGACCCTCGTCCGTGGCGTGTCGGGGCTGGTGTACCGGCATGTCAAACAGGACGGCGGCGCCGGTCAGTTCGCCCATGTCGTCCTTGACGTGGGGCCGCTGGAGGCCACCCCTGGTGCCGGCGGTTCCGATGGTGCCGGCAGTGCGACCGGCTTCGCGTTCCGGTCGACCGTCGTCGGGGGCCGGGTGCCGAAGGAGTACGTACGAGCCTTCGAGGCGGGGTGCCGGGACGCGCTGGCCGAGGGGCCGCTCGGCGGTCATCCGGTGACCGGGGTGAGTGTCGTACTGACCGATGGGGCGACCCATCCGAAGGACTCTTCGGAGATGGCGTTCCGGACGGCAGGCCGACTCGCGCTCCGTGACGCCCTGCGCGCCGGCGAGATGGCGCTCCTGGAACCGGTGGTCGACGTCACGGTCACCGTGCCCGAGGACGCCATGGGCGGAGTGCTCGGCGACCTCGCGGCGCGGCGCGGCCGGGTCACCGGCTCGGTCGTGCGGGCGGGCGCGGTGGTGATCACGGCGACCGTGCCGCTGGCCGAACTGTTCGGCTATGCCACGCGGTTGCGCAGCCGGAGCCAGGGCCGGGGCACGTTCACCACCCGGCCCGCCGGGTACGCCCTGGCGCCGAGCGCGGCGTCCGACGGGGTCCTGGCCCGGTAG
- a CDS encoding ABC transporter ATP-binding protein, with protein sequence MTEPHANDLRKLEERAREARRPRADAGLVVCDNLVRVYRTDEVEVQALQGLDLVVEEGECMALVGASGSGKSTLLSILSGLDLPTAGRARVAGHDLLAMGRRERLGYRRHTVGFVWQQTGRNLLPYLTALENVALPMKYARVPRGKRAARAAELLDVLGVAHCRDRRPAELSGGEQQRVAVAVAMANSPRVLLADEPTGELDTASGEEVFATLRRANEDFGATVLVVTHDPLVSGQVRRTVRIRDGRTSTETLRTPDGADAEEYTVLDRAGRLQLPRDYVERYGLRGRVRLTAEPDHVGVWPDETDETDETDETDGTDGTRSAGMP encoded by the coding sequence GTGACCGAACCTCACGCGAACGACCTGCGGAAACTGGAGGAACGGGCCCGCGAAGCCCGGCGTCCGCGCGCGGACGCCGGACTCGTCGTCTGCGACAACCTGGTCCGCGTCTACCGCACCGACGAGGTCGAGGTGCAGGCCCTCCAGGGCCTCGACCTCGTTGTCGAGGAGGGGGAGTGCATGGCGCTCGTCGGAGCCTCCGGTTCCGGCAAGTCGACGCTGCTGTCCATCCTCTCCGGGCTCGACCTGCCCACGGCGGGCCGGGCCAGGGTCGCCGGACACGATCTGCTCGCCATGGGGCGCCGCGAACGGCTCGGCTACCGCCGGCACACCGTCGGCTTCGTATGGCAGCAGACGGGTCGCAACCTGCTGCCGTATCTGACCGCCCTGGAGAACGTGGCACTGCCGATGAAATACGCGCGCGTGCCGCGCGGCAAACGAGCCGCACGCGCCGCCGAACTCCTCGACGTACTCGGCGTCGCCCACTGCCGCGACCGCCGACCCGCCGAACTCTCTGGCGGCGAACAGCAGCGCGTCGCCGTCGCGGTCGCCATGGCCAACTCGCCGCGCGTGCTGCTCGCCGACGAACCCACGGGCGAGCTCGACACGGCGAGCGGCGAGGAGGTGTTCGCCACGCTGCGCCGCGCCAACGAGGACTTCGGCGCCACCGTCCTCGTCGTCACCCACGACCCTCTCGTCTCCGGCCAGGTCCGCCGAACTGTCCGCATTCGCGACGGCCGCACGTCGACGGAAACCCTCCGCACGCCGGATGGCGCGGACGCGGAGGAGTACACGGTCCTCGACCGCGCGGGCCGCCTCCAACTCCCGCGCGACTACGTGGAACGCTACGGCCTGCGCGGCCGCGTCCGCCTGACAGCGGAACCGGACCACGTGGGCGTATGGCCGGACGAGACGGACGAGACGGACGAGACGGACGAGACGGATGGGACGGACGGGACCCGGTCTGCGGGGATGCCCTAG
- a CDS encoding ABC transporter permease: MSGRRAPAAVRGTGYHGLVLGAAGLAVLLAATVLAALAALSEKAVEGGVQRRLAGDPEAVVGVYGAYPSSGAEELDGLVRAAVGRAFGGVPHHTWSALRVPAVRSAQMSVTEADGRRRDDASVSVVALQETRRHARLVAGRWPGAAGGGGVVETALSDVFAEELALRPGDELRVQAEGGPQVRMRVAGLYRADGRSPAVWANLSTTSFGTSESVALVERAVVTSTPGLAKDVGGLWLGVLDTGGLRLGDIGPLQRRAERFGGSDVSLSVFRGTKPTTELVAEPTLDDALDDLSAPIAVARAGLYIPATLLAALAAAALVLTARQLAEHRRPELALLAARGAGTPRLALSTTAQWAAVALPAGLAAPFLAGPLLRLLDGAGLIPGDVPASATLTAGWAAALLAVAVHGAALLPPTVRTVRDRHAVRRLRLRLGRFAGAQRLGADLGLAAVAVLGWLQLRQYRSPVTGGGVDPVLVLAPVAMTCAAALLVLRALPVLARVTEPLARRGTGLVLPLGGWQIARRAARHAGPALLVTLALAVAALSSTALAILDRGDHDQAVFRVGSDLRIDPGERLAPAERRAAYAALPGARVVTPVVDTNGYLAQSWVTVTGINTARGPAPALRPDLSDRPVSELVAPLGRNIPAYGLPLDGSRPELPLRVRLLADGPGTPVPVRLTVHFVDADGLAHASEVDLEDTNGAARTVRLKVPGRGDGVRIVQLGLSMTGESIRRTYRLSVDRVPGLTRPAAWRDVRTDAPDRLVAGCPGAKPPRRPGSAPGPVLCSDRPAPGTLLDAVLRGPDIELEYPTWSVRLGTDRAQGRPAAPALADRATLDSGVVRVGDTVTLQRAGGGSARIKVVGEIDAVPGAERDGPQLLADSRALAAQFVLGGGLPGADTAWWVAAEGGDAAAALRAVRADPRLGTAVDVPGTRARLAADPLRQGARGALTLCLVLAPAFAVVGFTLHTAFSARARAREFALLRALGVRRRQLAAYLWTEQLALAGVAAVLGTLLGTALAALIMPVVTVDDTGRPVYPGLLTEVPWGRVMLTAGVTTLVICGVVTVAARFLGRVDLARVLRAGEGR, translated from the coding sequence TTGAGCGGGAGACGTGCGCCTGCCGCGGTGCGGGGGACCGGCTATCACGGACTGGTGCTGGGTGCCGCCGGGCTTGCCGTGCTGCTGGCCGCCACCGTGCTGGCGGCGCTCGCGGCGCTCTCCGAGAAGGCCGTCGAGGGCGGGGTGCAGCGGCGGCTCGCCGGTGATCCCGAGGCCGTGGTCGGTGTCTACGGGGCGTACCCGTCGAGTGGTGCGGAGGAGCTGGACGGTCTCGTACGGGCCGCTGTGGGCCGTGCCTTCGGTGGCGTACCGCATCACACCTGGTCCGCGTTACGGGTCCCGGCCGTCCGGTCCGCGCAGATGAGCGTGACCGAGGCGGACGGCCGCCGGCGGGACGACGCCAGCGTGTCCGTGGTGGCACTGCAGGAGACACGGCGGCATGCCCGGCTGGTGGCGGGTCGCTGGCCGGGCGCGGCCGGCGGGGGAGGAGTCGTCGAGACCGCGCTCAGCGATGTCTTCGCGGAGGAGCTCGCGCTGCGGCCCGGTGACGAGCTGCGGGTGCAGGCGGAGGGCGGGCCGCAGGTGCGGATGCGGGTGGCCGGGCTGTATCGGGCCGATGGCCGCAGCCCGGCTGTCTGGGCGAACCTGAGCACGACCAGCTTCGGTACGTCCGAATCCGTGGCGCTGGTGGAGCGCGCGGTGGTGACCTCAACTCCAGGCCTGGCTAAGGATGTTGGCGGGCTCTGGCTGGGTGTGCTGGACACCGGCGGGCTGCGGCTCGGTGACATCGGGCCGTTGCAGCGGCGGGCCGAACGGTTCGGCGGCAGCGACGTATCGCTCTCAGTGTTCCGCGGTACGAAGCCCACGACCGAGCTCGTTGCCGAGCCCACCCTTGACGACGCGCTCGACGATCTGTCGGCTCCCATCGCCGTCGCCCGGGCCGGCCTCTACATCCCGGCCACCCTGCTCGCCGCCCTGGCCGCCGCGGCCCTCGTCCTCACCGCGCGCCAGCTCGCCGAGCACCGCCGTCCCGAACTCGCACTCCTGGCCGCGCGCGGCGCCGGAACCCCGCGGCTGGCCCTGTCGACGACCGCGCAGTGGGCGGCCGTCGCGCTGCCCGCGGGGCTGGCCGCGCCGTTCCTCGCCGGTCCGCTGCTGCGGCTGCTCGACGGGGCCGGGCTGATCCCCGGCGACGTACCCGCGTCCGCGACGCTGACCGCAGGCTGGGCTGCCGCGCTGCTCGCCGTCGCGGTGCACGGTGCCGCGCTGCTGCCGCCGACCGTGCGGACCGTACGGGACCGGCATGCGGTGCGACGGCTGCGGTTGCGTCTGGGGCGGTTCGCGGGGGCGCAGCGGTTGGGTGCAGATCTGGGTCTGGCTGCTGTCGCCGTGCTGGGATGGCTGCAGTTGCGGCAGTACCGGTCGCCGGTCACGGGCGGTGGCGTCGACCCCGTACTCGTCCTCGCGCCAGTCGCGATGACCTGCGCCGCGGCGCTGCTCGTCCTGCGGGCGCTTCCGGTGCTCGCGCGGGTCACCGAGCCTCTCGCGCGGCGCGGCACGGGGCTCGTACTGCCCCTCGGGGGCTGGCAGATCGCGCGGCGGGCCGCGCGGCATGCCGGGCCCGCGCTGCTGGTGACGCTGGCCCTGGCCGTCGCCGCGCTCAGCAGCACCGCGCTCGCCATCCTGGACCGCGGGGACCACGACCAGGCGGTCTTCCGGGTCGGTTCCGACCTGCGGATCGACCCCGGCGAGCGGCTTGCCCCCGCCGAGCGGCGCGCCGCGTACGCGGCACTGCCCGGCGCCCGGGTCGTCACCCCCGTCGTCGACACCAACGGCTACCTCGCCCAGAGCTGGGTCACCGTCACCGGTATCAACACCGCACGTGGTCCCGCCCCCGCCCTGCGCCCCGACCTCAGCGACCGGCCGGTGTCCGAACTCGTCGCCCCGCTCGGCCGGAACATCCCCGCGTACGGGCTGCCGCTCGATGGTTCCCGGCCCGAACTCCCGCTGCGGGTAAGGCTGTTGGCCGATGGGCCCGGAACCCCCGTGCCCGTGCGGCTCACCGTGCACTTCGTGGACGCGGACGGCCTCGCCCACGCGAGCGAGGTCGATCTCGAGGACACGAACGGAGCGGCTCGTACCGTACGGCTGAAGGTTCCGGGGCGCGGTGACGGCGTACGCATCGTCCAGCTCGGCTTGAGCATGACCGGCGAGAGCATACGGCGTACCTATCGCCTCAGCGTCGACCGTGTGCCCGGGCTCACGCGGCCCGCCGCGTGGCGCGACGTGCGCACCGACGCCCCTGACCGGCTGGTCGCCGGCTGTCCCGGGGCCAAGCCGCCGAGGCGGCCCGGGAGTGCTCCGGGGCCCGTACTGTGCTCCGACCGCCCGGCGCCCGGGACCCTCCTGGACGCCGTGCTGCGCGGGCCCGACATCGAGCTCGAGTACCCGACGTGGAGCGTGCGGCTCGGTACGGACCGCGCTCAGGGGCGGCCTGCCGCGCCCGCGCTCGCTGACCGGGCGACGCTGGACTCCGGTGTGGTTCGTGTCGGGGACACGGTTACGTTGCAGCGGGCGGGCGGCGGCAGTGCTCGTATCAAGGTCGTCGGGGAGATCGATGCCGTGCCGGGTGCTGAGCGGGACGGGCCCCAGCTGCTGGCCGACTCCCGTGCCCTGGCCGCGCAGTTCGTACTGGGCGGAGGGTTGCCCGGCGCCGACACCGCCTGGTGGGTGGCGGCCGAGGGCGGGGACGCGGCCGCCGCTCTGCGCGCCGTCCGGGCCGACCCCCGCCTCGGCACGGCCGTTGACGTGCCGGGGACGCGGGCCCGGTTGGCCGCCGACCCGCTGAGGCAGGGCGCACGCGGGGCGCTCACGTTGTGCCTGGTCCTCGCTCCGGCCTTCGCCGTCGTCGGCTTCACCCTGCATACGGCCTTCTCGGCACGGGCCAGGGCGCGGGAGTTCGCGCTGCTGCGGGCCTTGGGCGTACGGCGCCGCCAACTCGCCGCGTACCTGTGGACGGAGCAGTTGGCTCTGGCTGGCGTGGCTGCGGTACTCGGCACGCTCCTGGGCACGGCGCTGGCGGCGCTGATCATGCCGGTGGTCACAGTCGACGACACCGGTCGGCCGGTCTATCCCGGGTTGCTGACCGAGGTGCCGTGGGGGCGGGTGATGCTCACGGCGGGGGTGACGACGCTGGTGATCTGCGGCGTGGTGACGGTCGCGGCGCGGTTCCTGGGGCGGGTCGATCTGGCGCGGGTGCTGCGGGCGGGGGAGGGCCGGTGA
- a CDS encoding VOC family protein — translation MASKLNPYLSFNGDARQALEFYKEVFGGTLSVNTYAEFGQEDAALADKIMHGMLETPSGLTLMGADGAPGEEYKPGNNFSVALTGDDDAELRGYWEKLSAGGSVSVPLEKQMWGDVFGMCTDRFGVPWMVNISEKQG, via the coding sequence ATGGCCTCGAAGCTCAATCCGTATCTCAGCTTCAACGGCGACGCCCGGCAGGCGTTGGAGTTCTACAAGGAGGTGTTCGGCGGCACGTTGTCGGTGAACACTTACGCCGAGTTTGGGCAGGAGGACGCGGCCCTCGCCGACAAGATCATGCACGGCATGCTGGAGACCCCGAGCGGCCTCACCCTGATGGGCGCCGACGGCGCTCCGGGGGAGGAGTACAAGCCGGGCAACAACTTCTCGGTGGCCCTGACCGGCGACGACGACGCCGAGCTGCGCGGCTACTGGGAGAAGCTGTCCGCCGGTGGCTCGGTGTCCGTGCCGCTGGAGAAGCAGATGTGGGGCGACGTATTCGGTATGTGTACGGACCGGTTCGGCGTCCCGTGGATGGTGAACATCAGCGAGAAGCAGGGCTGA
- a CDS encoding DNA polymerase III subunit beta family protein, giving the protein MRSIGEMARDSGLGVSALRFYDRAGVLVPAWVDPVSGYRWYGPEQLEEARLLARLRRAGMPLADIRLVLAGWSSADTDLVRTLLQGHLRRLEQGLSDARGEFSTLRALLDHRENPMTSLRTATVKLSVSAAELAAALDAVRFAASTDPELPMLGGVLFDIEGDVLDVVATDRYRMAVARAGLAGHGGSRVQLIVPAPLADAMRALLSGEEAVQLAVDGDRVTLETGDGGRQAAGQCLDHDFPDYRRLVQLPTGRRALVDVPAFQEAVRTGPVRASEVRKPDDVSCELSVLKVTDDGAVTLCEDGDEGQDQVAVNREFLLDALAAGAGDQLILEFGAPTAPLAIRRPDTEDTFSMLMPVRLEN; this is encoded by the coding sequence ATGCGCAGCATTGGTGAGATGGCCCGGGACAGTGGACTGGGCGTGAGTGCCCTGCGGTTCTATGACCGGGCCGGTGTGCTTGTGCCCGCCTGGGTGGATCCGGTGAGTGGGTATCGCTGGTATGGGCCCGAGCAGCTTGAAGAGGCGCGGTTGCTGGCGCGCTTGCGCCGGGCGGGTATGCCGCTGGCGGATATCCGGCTGGTGCTGGCCGGGTGGTCCAGTGCGGACACCGACCTGGTGCGCACGCTCCTTCAGGGGCATCTGCGTCGGCTTGAGCAGGGGCTGTCCGATGCCCGCGGTGAGTTCTCCACGCTCCGAGCGCTACTCGATCACAGGGAGAACCCCATGACTTCGCTTCGCACCGCCACCGTCAAGTTGTCTGTCTCCGCAGCTGAGTTGGCCGCCGCGTTGGACGCGGTCCGTTTCGCTGCCAGTACCGACCCGGAGCTTCCGATGCTCGGCGGTGTCCTCTTCGATATCGAGGGTGACGTACTCGACGTTGTGGCCACCGACCGGTACCGGATGGCCGTGGCGCGGGCGGGTCTCGCCGGGCATGGCGGTAGCCGCGTGCAGCTCATCGTGCCTGCCCCGCTAGCCGATGCGATGCGCGCGCTGCTGAGTGGCGAAGAGGCCGTCCAACTCGCCGTGGACGGTGATCGCGTGACGCTGGAGACCGGGGACGGGGGTCGTCAGGCGGCCGGGCAGTGCCTTGATCACGACTTCCCTGACTACCGTCGCCTCGTCCAGCTGCCGACCGGGCGCCGCGCCCTCGTCGATGTGCCGGCCTTCCAGGAGGCGGTACGGACCGGTCCCGTCCGTGCGAGCGAGGTGCGCAAGCCGGATGACGTGTCATGTGAACTGAGCGTGCTCAAGGTGACCGACGACGGCGCGGTGACCCTCTGCGAGGACGGTGACGAGGGCCAGGACCAGGTCGCCGTCAACCGCGAGTTCTTGCTGGACGCGCTCGCCGCCGGAGCCGGGGACCAACTGATCCTGGAGTTCGGCGCCCCCACAGCGCCGTTGGCCATCCGCCGTCCCGACACCGAGGACACGTTCTCGATGCTGATGCCGGTGCGCCTGGAGAACTGA
- a CDS encoding DUF397 domain-containing protein → MSTTELAWFKSSYSGSQGDDCVEVAVTEQAIHVRDSKDAARAHFAVGREGWAHFVGSVSTA, encoded by the coding sequence ATGAGCACGACGGAACTTGCCTGGTTCAAGTCCAGTTACAGCGGGAGCCAGGGTGACGACTGCGTAGAGGTCGCTGTCACCGAACAGGCCATCCACGTACGGGACTCCAAGGACGCGGCGCGAGCTCACTTCGCCGTCGGGCGTGAGGGATGGGCGCACTTCGTGGGGTCTGTCTCGACGGCCTGA
- a CDS encoding helix-turn-helix domain-containing protein, translated as MTTDNAEATDDADWEREPDPSDSLRTFGAVVQALREHAGLSRVEFGRLVRFSKHTVESVELGRRMPDEAFVERGEEATGNTGALRKSARFLTRGEAGLAAWFRRWARLERIAVSLCTYECRLVPGLLQSEEYARAVFEGTIPVVSDERLEALLAVRTERQRMLYERPTVPFSFIVEEHVFRRRYGNAEQMRGMLDHVLEHSAPRNVTLQIVPLEGGLHSCLDGPVRLAETAEGRRFAYCEGQQNGRLIADVKEVSLLQQRYDTLRSQALNPKDSRGLLERLRGEL; from the coding sequence ATGACCACCGACAACGCCGAAGCAACTGACGACGCCGACTGGGAGCGGGAGCCCGACCCCTCCGACAGTCTGCGGACCTTCGGAGCCGTCGTCCAGGCCCTGCGCGAGCACGCCGGGTTGAGTCGGGTCGAGTTCGGGCGGCTGGTCCGGTTCTCCAAACACACCGTGGAATCCGTGGAGTTGGGGCGACGGATGCCGGATGAGGCGTTCGTGGAGCGAGGGGAGGAGGCGACGGGCAACACGGGTGCGTTGCGGAAGTCGGCGAGATTCCTGACGCGGGGGGAGGCGGGGCTGGCGGCGTGGTTCCGGCGGTGGGCTCGGCTGGAGCGGATTGCGGTCAGCTTGTGTACGTATGAGTGCCGGCTGGTGCCGGGGCTGTTGCAGTCGGAGGAGTACGCGCGGGCGGTGTTCGAGGGCACGATTCCGGTGGTCTCGGACGAGCGGCTGGAGGCTTTGCTCGCGGTGAGGACGGAGCGGCAGAGGATGCTGTACGAGCGGCCGACCGTCCCCTTCAGTTTCATCGTCGAGGAGCATGTCTTTCGGCGTCGGTATGGGAACGCGGAGCAGATGCGGGGCATGTTGGACCACGTGCTTGAGCACAGTGCTCCGCGCAACGTGACGCTTCAAATCGTGCCGTTGGAAGGCGGGTTGCACTCGTGTCTGGATGGCCCTGTGCGGCTCGCCGAGACGGCCGAAGGGCGGCGGTTCGCGTACTGCGAGGGACAGCAGAACGGGCGCTTGATCGCTGACGTGAAAGAGGTGAGCCTCCTCCAGCAGCGCTATGACACACTGCGCTCGCAGGCCCTCAACCCCAAAGACTCCCGGGGCCTGTTGGAGCGACTGCGAGGAGAGCTATGA
- a CDS encoding ATP-binding protein: MNATTPQLTSPVRTFVQLLSSTRRGARLARLLAVEELRTWPVSPTVTERAEQIVAELATNAALHGRVQGRDFRLTLTLDEATGVVRIEATDTRGEKLPAPPPEPQPDDESGRGLLLVAALADRWGTEPYAPSGKTVWAEAGSRPG; encoded by the coding sequence ATGAACGCAACTACACCCCAACTGACCTCCCCCGTACGTACGTTCGTGCAGCTCCTGTCCTCCACCCGCCGCGGAGCCCGCCTCGCCCGGCTACTCGCCGTCGAAGAACTCCGCACCTGGCCCGTATCACCGACTGTCACCGAACGCGCCGAACAGATCGTCGCCGAGCTCGCTACCAACGCCGCGCTGCACGGACGCGTACAGGGCCGGGACTTCAGGCTCACCCTCACCTTGGACGAGGCGACAGGCGTCGTACGCATCGAGGCCACCGACACCCGCGGCGAGAAGCTGCCCGCGCCCCCTCCGGAACCCCAACCGGACGACGAATCCGGCCGCGGCCTGCTCCTGGTCGCCGCGCTGGCCGACCGCTGGGGCACAGAGCCGTATGCACCGAGCGGCAAGACCGTATGGGCCGAAGCGGGTTCCCGGCCCGGCTGA